A window of the Proteus terrae subsp. cibarius genome harbors these coding sequences:
- the adhE gene encoding bifunctional acetaldehyde-CoA/alcohol dehydrogenase, protein MSVTNVTELNDLVARVKKAQREFANFSQEQVDAIFRAAALAAADARIPLAKLAVKESGMGIVEDKVIKNHFASEYIYNAYKDEKTCGILSEDLTYGTITIAEPIGIICGIVPTTNPTSTAIFKALISLKTRNGIIFSPHPRAKEATNRAAEIVLNAAIAAGAPKDIIGWIDEPSVALSNALMHHDDINLILATGGPGMVKAAYSSGKPAIGVGAGNTPVVIDDSADIKRAVASILMSKTFDNGVICASEQSVIVVDSIYKQVRERFSTHGGYMLTGKELKAVQDIILKDGNLNAAIVGQPATKIAEMAGIEVPVNTKILIGEVKETTEAEPFAHEKLSPLLAMYHAQSFEDAVLKAEKLVEMGGIGHTSCLYTDQDNCPEHVAYFGDKMKTSRILINTPASQGGIGDLYNFKLAPSLTLGCGSWGGNSISENVGPKHLINTKTVAKRAENMLWHKLPKSIYFRRGCLPIALEEIATDGKKRAFIVTDGFLFNNGYVDEVTRVLKKFGVETEVFFEVEADPTLSVVRKGAEQMNSFKPDVIIALGGGSPMDAAKIMWVMYEHPETHFEELALRFMDIRKRIYKFPKMGVKAQMVAITTTSGTGSEVTPFAVVTDDETGQKYPLADYALTPDMAIVDANLVMNMPKSLCAFGGLDAVTHALEAYVSVLANEYSDGQALQALKLLKEYLPASYHEGAKNPVARERVHNAATIAGIAFANAFLGVCHSMAHKLGSEFHIPHGLANALLISNVIRYNANDNPTKQTAFSQYDRPQARRRYAEIADHLELSAPGDRTAAKIEKLLAWLEEMKSSLGIPSSIREAGVQESDFLARVDKLSEDAFDDQCTGANPRYPLISELKQLLLDSYYGREFNEHPVVEVKEETKPAKKSSKK, encoded by the coding sequence ATGTCTGTAACTAACGTTACTGAACTCAATGATTTGGTTGCTCGTGTAAAAAAAGCTCAACGTGAATTTGCTAACTTCTCTCAAGAACAAGTTGATGCTATTTTCCGTGCAGCTGCATTAGCTGCCGCTGATGCCCGTATTCCCCTTGCAAAATTGGCTGTTAAAGAGTCTGGTATGGGTATCGTTGAAGATAAAGTAATTAAAAACCACTTTGCTTCTGAGTATATCTACAATGCGTATAAAGACGAAAAAACCTGCGGGATCTTATCTGAAGATCTGACTTACGGCACAATAACCATCGCTGAACCTATTGGGATCATCTGTGGTATCGTACCAACAACTAACCCAACTTCTACTGCGATTTTTAAAGCATTAATTAGCTTAAAAACACGTAATGGTATTATCTTCTCTCCACACCCTCGTGCAAAAGAAGCGACAAACCGTGCTGCTGAAATCGTCTTAAATGCGGCTATCGCAGCAGGCGCACCAAAAGATATTATCGGTTGGATTGATGAGCCTTCAGTCGCTCTATCTAACGCATTAATGCACCATGATGATATTAACCTGATCTTAGCGACAGGTGGTCCAGGCATGGTTAAAGCAGCGTATAGTTCTGGTAAACCAGCTATCGGTGTTGGCGCAGGTAATACGCCAGTTGTTATTGATGACTCTGCTGATATCAAACGTGCAGTGGCTTCAATCTTAATGTCGAAAACTTTCGATAACGGCGTAATTTGTGCGTCAGAGCAATCCGTTATCGTTGTTGACAGCATTTATAAACAAGTTCGTGAACGTTTCTCTACTCACGGCGGTTACATGCTGACAGGTAAAGAATTAAAAGCTGTTCAAGATATCATCTTAAAAGACGGTAACTTAAACGCAGCTATTGTGGGCCAACCTGCAACAAAAATTGCTGAAATGGCCGGCATTGAAGTACCCGTAAATACCAAAATTTTAATTGGTGAAGTAAAAGAAACAACCGAAGCTGAGCCGTTTGCTCACGAGAAATTATCTCCACTATTAGCAATGTATCATGCTCAATCATTTGAAGATGCAGTACTAAAAGCTGAAAAATTAGTTGAGATGGGTGGTATCGGTCATACTTCATGCTTATATACAGACCAAGATAACTGCCCTGAACATGTTGCCTACTTCGGCGACAAGATGAAAACATCTCGTATTTTAATCAATACTCCAGCATCTCAAGGTGGTATTGGTGACTTATACAACTTTAAACTTGCTCCTTCTCTAACATTAGGTTGTGGTTCATGGGGTGGTAACTCCATTTCTGAAAACGTAGGGCCAAAACACCTTATCAACACTAAAACCGTGGCGAAAAGAGCAGAAAATATGTTGTGGCATAAACTTCCTAAATCTATTTACTTCCGCCGTGGTTGTTTACCTATCGCACTGGAAGAGATTGCGACTGATGGTAAAAAACGTGCCTTTATCGTGACCGATGGTTTCTTATTCAACAATGGTTATGTTGATGAAGTCACTCGTGTACTGAAAAAATTTGGTGTTGAAACAGAAGTTTTCTTTGAAGTTGAAGCAGATCCAACATTAAGCGTTGTGCGTAAAGGCGCGGAACAGATGAACAGCTTTAAACCTGATGTGATCATCGCATTAGGTGGTGGTTCACCAATGGATGCTGCAAAAATCATGTGGGTTATGTATGAACATCCAGAAACTCACTTCGAAGAATTAGCATTACGCTTTATGGATATCCGTAAACGTATTTACAAATTCCCGAAAATGGGTGTGAAAGCACAGATGGTTGCTATCACAACAACATCAGGTACTGGTTCTGAAGTAACACCATTTGCAGTAGTAACTGATGATGAAACAGGTCAGAAATACCCATTAGCAGACTATGCATTAACACCAGATATGGCTATCGTTGATGCAAACCTTGTTATGAATATGCCTAAATCTCTGTGTGCATTTGGTGGTTTAGATGCTGTAACTCACGCATTAGAAGCTTACGTTTCTGTATTAGCAAACGAATATTCTGATGGACAAGCACTGCAAGCATTAAAATTACTGAAAGAATATCTGCCTGCAAGTTATCATGAAGGTGCTAAAAACCCTGTTGCTCGTGAGCGTGTTCATAACGCAGCAACTATTGCAGGTATCGCTTTTGCTAACGCATTCTTGGGTGTTTGTCACTCAATGGCGCATAAATTAGGCTCTGAGTTCCATATTCCTCACGGTTTAGCTAATGCGTTATTAATTTCAAACGTTATTCGTTATAACGCTAATGACAACCCAACCAAACAAACTGCATTTAGCCAATACGACCGCCCTCAAGCACGCCGTCGTTATGCAGAAATTGCCGACCATTTAGAACTTTCAGCACCGGGTGACCGTACTGCTGCTAAAATTGAGAAATTATTAGCTTGGTTAGAAGAAATGAAATCTTCCTTAGGAATTCCATCCTCTATTCGTGAAGCTGGCGTTCAAGAAAGTGATTTCTTAGCAAGAGTTGATAAATTATCTGAAGATGCGTTTGACGATCAGTGTACTGGTGCTAACCCACGTTACCCACTGATCTCTGAATTAAAACAACTGTTATTAGATTCTTACTACGGTCGTGAATTTAATGAACACCCCGTTGTTGAAGTGAAAGAAGAGACAAAACCTGCTAAAAAAAGCAGTAAAAAATAA
- a CDS encoding ABC transporter ATP-binding protein, with the protein MNKTPLIEVNNLSIDFPKTRVVNNVSFTLGQERLAVVGESGSGKSMTARALMGLVRHPGKVSADTLNLQGNNLLDFSSRQWNNIRGNTISMVLQDPRYALNPVKTIYQQVEETVKQHQKLSRQDRRQLIIDTLLSVGLPEQNIYRYPGELSGGMGQRAMIAIALINNPTILIADEPTSALDAQLRHQILELITTQCEQRNMGLLLISHDLPLVAEYCERVMVMYQGEQVDELDAKALPTASHPYTRTLWTCRPNASTYGTQLPVLDRTLNFKGLHHVN; encoded by the coding sequence ATGAATAAAACACCATTAATTGAGGTCAATAACCTCTCTATCGATTTTCCAAAGACAAGAGTTGTCAATAATGTCTCTTTTACTTTGGGTCAAGAACGTTTGGCGGTTGTTGGTGAATCTGGCTCTGGCAAATCAATGACCGCTCGTGCATTAATGGGGCTTGTTCGTCATCCGGGAAAAGTCAGCGCAGATACACTGAACTTACAGGGAAATAATCTATTAGATTTTTCATCTCGCCAATGGAATAACATCCGCGGTAATACAATTTCAATGGTATTACAAGATCCACGCTATGCATTAAATCCTGTAAAAACCATTTATCAGCAAGTAGAAGAAACTGTAAAACAACATCAAAAACTTTCACGCCAAGATAGGCGTCAACTTATCATCGATACCTTGCTGTCTGTCGGCTTACCTGAACAGAATATTTATCGTTATCCCGGTGAATTATCAGGTGGTATGGGGCAACGAGCAATGATAGCGATTGCGCTAATTAATAACCCGACTATTTTAATTGCCGATGAGCCAACATCTGCACTGGATGCTCAGTTACGTCATCAAATCCTTGAACTGATCACTACTCAGTGTGAACAGCGTAATATGGGTTTATTACTGATTAGCCATGATTTACCCCTTGTTGCTGAATATTGCGAGCGCGTCATGGTGATGTATCAAGGCGAGCAAGTTGATGAACTCGATGCTAAAGCGCTACCGACGGCGTCACATCCTTATACACGTACACTTTGGACATGTAGACCTAATGCAAGCACTTATGGCACTCAATTGCCAGTATTAGATAGAACGCTTAATTTTAAGGGGCTACATCATGTTAATTGA
- a CDS encoding ABC transporter ATP-binding protein, which translates to MMLIDIHDLHVQFEQGKQAKHVVKGINLHVQQGETFSLIGRSGCGKSTVLRVIAGLLPHWQGDISLLGQKIKPQQRFQGALRRNIQMVFQDPYASLHPQHRIERAFSEPLKIHQIPFDKETIEQALTQVGLPADVTSRYPHQLSGGQRQRVAIARALLLQPQLLLLDEPTSALDMSVQAEILNLLNTLKKQHNMTYLLVSHDADVIAHMSDRAALMENGELTQHYDRDALSKGIHRLD; encoded by the coding sequence ATCATGTTAATTGATATTCATGATTTACATGTTCAATTTGAACAAGGTAAACAAGCAAAGCACGTTGTAAAAGGGATCAATCTACATGTTCAACAAGGCGAAACCTTTAGCTTAATTGGTCGTTCTGGCTGTGGAAAATCGACTGTGTTGCGCGTGATCGCAGGATTATTGCCTCATTGGCAAGGTGATATATCGCTTTTAGGGCAAAAAATTAAACCTCAACAACGTTTTCAAGGAGCTTTGCGCCGTAATATACAAATGGTGTTTCAAGATCCCTACGCCTCTTTACACCCTCAACACCGTATTGAGCGAGCGTTCTCTGAGCCTTTAAAAATCCACCAAATTCCTTTTGATAAAGAGACAATTGAGCAAGCATTAACCCAAGTTGGTTTGCCTGCCGATGTGACGAGTCGTTATCCACATCAACTTTCAGGTGGACAACGTCAACGTGTCGCCATTGCAAGAGCCCTTTTATTACAACCTCAACTATTACTTTTAGATGAACCAACTTCAGCGCTAGATATGTCAGTACAAGCCGAGATCTTAAATCTGCTTAACACACTGAAAAAACAGCATAATATGACTTATTTACTTGTCAGCCATGATGCAGATGTTATCGCACATATGTCGGATCGAGCTGCATTAATGGAAAATGGTGAATTAACACAACATTACGATCGAGATGCGTTATCAAAAGGGATACATCGTCTTGATTGA
- a CDS encoding ABC transporter permease, whose translation MSSPFLRKIARSPSAFIGLSLLILLLIIAIFAPWLAPYDPNWQHAAQRLLAPNAEHWLGTDNYGRDILSRLIYGTRPMLGLVGLVALITLPLGLLIGILSGYYGGWTERILMRFTDIVMSMPSLILAFAFVAMLGPGLLNGALALALTAWPAYARQSRSEIQHLRNSDYLAAAEMMGIKGIRLLWGHILPLCLPSAIVRLALNLAVIILAAAGLGFLGLGARPPMAEWGAMIAEGMPVIFDQWWIAAIPGTAILISSLAFNLLGDGLRDVLGDTHE comes from the coding sequence ATGTCATCTCCATTTTTAAGAAAAATAGCGCGTTCGCCTTCTGCATTTATCGGTTTATCGTTGCTTATTTTACTGTTAATTATTGCTATTTTTGCACCTTGGTTAGCCCCTTACGATCCCAATTGGCAACATGCTGCCCAACGTTTATTAGCACCCAATGCTGAACATTGGCTAGGGACAGATAATTATGGGCGCGATATTCTTTCTCGACTTATTTACGGTACTCGCCCAATGCTAGGTTTAGTGGGGCTGGTCGCGCTTATTACGCTACCTTTAGGGTTATTAATTGGGATCTTATCTGGGTATTACGGTGGTTGGACTGAACGTATTTTAATGAGATTCACTGATATTGTGATGTCGATGCCTTCTCTTATTCTCGCCTTCGCCTTTGTCGCAATGTTGGGACCTGGTCTACTTAATGGTGCATTAGCACTGGCTTTAACTGCATGGCCGGCTTATGCACGACAATCTCGCAGTGAAATTCAGCATTTACGCAATAGTGATTACCTTGCTGCTGCCGAAATGATGGGAATTAAAGGTATCCGACTGTTATGGGGACATATCTTACCGCTATGTTTACCTTCAGCCATTGTGCGTTTAGCACTGAATTTGGCTGTGATTATTCTCGCAGCAGCCGGATTAGGCTTCCTTGGATTAGGTGCTCGCCCGCCGATGGCGGAATGGGGAGCGATGATCGCAGAAGGTATGCCCGTTATTTTTGATCAATGGTGGATTGCAGCTATTCCGGGTACGGCAATTTTAATCAGCAGTCTGGCATTTAATTTATTAGGTGATGGATTACGTGATGTATTGGGAGATACCCATGAATAA
- the hns gene encoding histone-like nucleoid-structuring protein H-NS, whose amino-acid sequence MSESLKILNNIRTLRAQARETSLETLEEMLEKLEVVVNERREEFSLEKAAEEERIQKLQKYREMLEEAGIDPTDLLEASAVNKTGRAKRAARPAKYSYVDENGETKTWTGQGRTPAVIKRAIDEEGKSLDDFLL is encoded by the coding sequence ATGAGCGAATCTTTAAAAATATTAAATAACATCCGTACTCTCCGCGCACAAGCAAGAGAAACTTCTTTAGAAACTTTAGAAGAAATGCTGGAGAAACTCGAAGTTGTCGTTAATGAGCGTCGTGAAGAATTCTCATTAGAAAAAGCAGCTGAAGAAGAACGTATTCAGAAATTACAAAAATACCGTGAAATGTTAGAAGAAGCCGGTATTGATCCAACAGACTTACTTGAAGCAAGTGCTGTTAATAAAACTGGCCGTGCTAAACGCGCAGCTCGCCCAGCTAAATACTCTTACGTTGATGAAAATGGTGAAACTAAAACTTGGACAGGCCAAGGTCGTACACCAGCTGTAATCAAACGTGCTATTGATGAAGAAGGCAAATCATTAGACGATTTCCTGCTGTAA
- a CDS encoding YchE family NAAT transporter: MGSLLDLSGYIKFFVGLFAIVNPIGILPVFISMTSYQTDAGRNKTNLIANGSVAIILVSSLLIGDSILSIFGISIDSFRIAGGMLIVTIAMTMINGRLGEDKQNNQERNESAVRSSVAVVPLALPLMAGPGAISSCIVWSSRWEGFTNFLGLAATSIFFAFCCWLLFRSATLLVKYLGQTGINVVTRIMGLLLMSLGIEFIVTGLRSIFPGLLV, translated from the coding sequence ATGGGGTCACTGCTGGATTTATCCGGTTATATTAAATTTTTTGTCGGTCTTTTTGCGATTGTAAACCCAATTGGTATTTTGCCTGTCTTTATCAGTATGACGAGTTATCAAACTGATGCAGGGCGTAACAAAACAAACTTAATTGCGAATGGCTCCGTTGCGATTATTTTAGTTTCTTCTCTGTTAATCGGTGATTCTATACTGAGTATTTTCGGTATTTCTATCGACTCGTTTCGTATAGCAGGGGGAATGCTGATTGTTACTATTGCGATGACCATGATAAATGGACGTTTAGGAGAAGATAAACAAAACAATCAGGAACGAAACGAATCGGCAGTACGTAGTAGTGTTGCTGTTGTGCCTTTAGCATTACCATTAATGGCCGGACCTGGAGCAATCAGTTCTTGTATTGTGTGGAGTTCTCGTTGGGAAGGTTTTACTAACTTTTTAGGATTAGCCGCAACCAGCATCTTTTTTGCATTTTGTTGTTGGTTACTGTTTCGCAGCGCAACACTATTAGTGAAATATTTAGGGCAAACCGGCATTAACGTGGTTACTCGTATAATGGGCTTATTATTAATGTCGTTAGGTATTGAATTTATTGTGACCGGATTACGTTCTATTTTCCCGGGCTTATTAGTTTAA
- the galU gene encoding UTP--glucose-1-phosphate uridylyltransferase GalU translates to MSSAVRKVRKAVIPVAGLGTRMLPATKAIPKEMLPVVDKPLIQYVVNECIAAGINEIVLVTHSSKNSIENHFDTSFELEAILEKRVKRQLLEEVQSICPSHVTIMQTRQGIAKGLGHAILCAKPLIGDEPFAVILPDVILDRYSADLTKVNLREMLSHFERSGASQILVEPVPEDEVSNYGIVDCMGENLSPGDSKPITRVVEKPKKEEAPSNLSIVGRYVLSESIWPLLAKTAPGAGDEIQLTDAIAMLIEKEAVEAYHLQGKSHDCGNKLGYMKAFVEYGIQHEEFGEDFAQWLKSLKVQ, encoded by the coding sequence ATGTCATCAGCAGTGCGTAAAGTTAGAAAAGCGGTGATCCCTGTTGCTGGATTAGGAACAAGAATGCTACCTGCAACCAAGGCAATTCCAAAAGAGATGTTGCCAGTGGTTGATAAGCCTCTTATTCAATATGTAGTGAATGAATGTATTGCAGCAGGTATTAATGAAATTGTACTTGTTACACATTCATCTAAAAATTCAATTGAAAACCATTTTGATACGAGTTTTGAATTAGAAGCGATTTTAGAAAAGCGAGTTAAACGTCAGTTATTAGAAGAAGTACAAAGCATTTGTCCAAGCCATGTCACTATTATGCAAACTCGTCAGGGAATAGCAAAAGGATTAGGCCATGCCATTTTATGTGCTAAGCCACTAATTGGTGATGAACCTTTCGCTGTTATCCTGCCTGATGTTATTTTAGATAGATACAGTGCGGATTTAACAAAAGTTAACTTAAGAGAGATGCTTTCTCACTTTGAACGTTCAGGTGCAAGTCAAATTCTTGTTGAACCTGTTCCTGAAGATGAAGTCTCGAATTATGGTATTGTTGATTGCATGGGCGAAAATTTATCTCCAGGTGATAGCAAACCAATTACTCGTGTTGTTGAAAAGCCTAAGAAAGAAGAAGCACCTTCGAATTTGTCTATCGTAGGGCGTTATGTGTTATCTGAAAGTATTTGGCCGCTATTAGCGAAAACCGCACCAGGTGCCGGAGATGAAATTCAGTTAACTGATGCGATCGCAATGCTGATTGAAAAAGAAGCTGTTGAAGCTTATCACCTACAAGGAAAAAGCCACGATTGTGGTAATAAACTAGGATATATGAAAGCCTTCGTAGAGTACGGAATACAGCACGAAGAGTTTGGCGAAGATTTTGCACAATGGCTAAAATCATTAAAGGTACAGTGA
- a CDS encoding NAD-dependent epimerase: MKILVTGAAGFIGYHMSQRLIEMGYHVVGIDNLNDYYDVRLKEARLAKLQQLENFHFEKLDIVDSAKVAQLFASHQFDRVIHLAAQPGVRYSIENPMAYIDANIVGHINILEGCRHNKVGHLIYSSSSSVYGLNQKQPFSTEDSVDHPVSLYAATKKANELMSHSYSHLYQLPTTGLRFFTVYGPWGRPDMALFKFTKAMLAGEPIDVYNGGNMTRDFTYVDDIVGSVVRLVNVVPEADKNWTVEKGETSSSSAPYKIYNVGNGQPTKLMAFIEAIEKSLNIKAKLNLMPMQDGDVLSTCADCQDLSETIGFSPNTAVEYGVKQFVDWYLSYYKN; encoded by the coding sequence ATGAAAATATTAGTAACAGGTGCTGCGGGTTTTATTGGTTATCATATGAGTCAGCGTTTAATCGAAATGGGTTATCATGTTGTCGGAATAGATAACTTGAATGATTATTATGATGTGCGCTTAAAAGAAGCTCGATTAGCTAAATTACAACAGCTAGAAAATTTCCATTTTGAGAAACTTGATATTGTTGACTCAGCAAAAGTGGCTCAATTATTTGCATCACATCAATTTGACCGAGTTATTCATTTAGCGGCTCAACCTGGTGTTCGCTACTCGATTGAAAATCCAATGGCATATATTGATGCCAATATCGTTGGTCATATTAATATATTAGAAGGGTGTCGCCATAATAAAGTTGGACATCTTATCTACTCATCTTCAAGCTCTGTTTACGGTTTAAATCAGAAGCAGCCTTTCTCTACAGAAGATAGTGTTGATCATCCGGTTTCATTATATGCAGCAACAAAGAAAGCTAATGAGTTAATGTCTCATAGCTATTCACATCTATATCAATTACCAACAACGGGATTACGTTTCTTCACGGTATATGGCCCTTGGGGCCGCCCGGATATGGCATTATTTAAGTTCACTAAAGCTATGTTAGCGGGTGAACCTATTGATGTTTATAACGGTGGAAATATGACGCGTGATTTCACTTATGTTGATGATATTGTGGGATCAGTGGTTCGATTAGTTAATGTTGTACCAGAAGCAGATAAAAACTGGACAGTAGAGAAAGGTGAAACATCTTCAAGTTCTGCACCTTATAAAATCTATAATGTGGGGAATGGGCAACCTACTAAATTGATGGCATTTATTGAAGCGATAGAAAAGTCACTCAATATTAAAGCTAAATTGAATTTAATGCCAATGCAAGACGGTGATGTTCTTTCTACTTGTGCTGATTGCCAAGATTTGTCTGAGACAATCGGTTTTTCGCCGAATACAGCAGTAGAGTATGGCGTAAAACAGTTTGTTGATTGGTATTTAAGTTATTATAAAAATTAA
- a CDS encoding thymidine kinase, whose protein sequence is MAQLYFYYSAMNAGKSTSLLQSSYNYNERGMRTLIFTAAIDTRFAKGKISSRIGLSADALLFSDDMNIRDVIVAEHNKQPIHCVLIDECQFLSKAHVEQLCEITDTYDIPVLTYGLRTDFRGELFTGSAYLLAWADKLVELKTVCYCGRKANKVLRLDDKGNVLSDGAQVEIGGNEKYVSVCRKHYTQATLKGCIEQE, encoded by the coding sequence ATGGCTCAGCTTTACTTTTATTATTCAGCCATGAATGCTGGAAAATCAACATCTTTATTGCAATCCTCATATAACTATAATGAACGAGGAATGCGCACATTGATTTTCACCGCGGCTATTGATACACGCTTTGCAAAGGGAAAGATTAGCTCAAGAATAGGACTAAGTGCGGATGCATTACTCTTTAGTGATGATATGAATATTCGTGATGTTATTGTTGCTGAGCATAACAAACAGCCTATTCACTGTGTATTGATTGATGAGTGCCAATTTTTAAGTAAGGCACATGTCGAACAACTTTGTGAAATAACGGATACCTATGATATTCCCGTTCTTACATATGGGCTAAGAACGGATTTTAGAGGTGAGTTATTTACTGGTAGTGCTTATTTATTAGCATGGGCTGATAAGCTCGTAGAACTTAAAACAGTATGTTACTGCGGTAGAAAGGCGAATAAAGTATTACGCTTAGATGATAAAGGAAATGTACTAAGTGATGGTGCTCAAGTTGAAATTGGTGGAAATGAAAAATATGTTTCAGTCTGCCGTAAGCATTATACGCAGGCAACGCTAAAAGGGTGTATTGAACAAGAGTAA
- a CDS encoding ABC transporter permease — MNTAMTLPIRLKGQLITFAQGILTLVLTLLGLLVITFTLSALSPVDPVLQIVGDHASLETYNQVKHKLGLDLPIYMQFFHYVEALLQGHLGTATSTGQPVLDDLLATFPATLELATVALLIGASLGILFGVLCARFVGTPLDFILRILTLLGSSVPIFWLGLILLLLFYATLQWTAGPGRLDDIYQFTIEPITGFALIDTLLAGDKDAFFNALSHLILPVSLLAYFALASITRLTRSACLNEMNKEYVTLARAKGIGELRILFYHVLPNIRGVLMTIIALSYTGMLEGAVLTETVFSWPGIGRYLTTALFAGDTTAIMGGTLVIGLCFVFINNMTDIVIRLTDPRLR; from the coding sequence ATGAATACTGCTATGACGTTACCTATTCGTCTAAAAGGTCAGTTAATTACCTTTGCTCAAGGAATATTGACTCTGGTGCTGACTCTTTTAGGGCTTCTTGTCATCACTTTTACGCTTTCAGCTCTTTCACCCGTTGATCCTGTTTTACAAATTGTTGGTGATCACGCAAGCCTTGAAACCTATAACCAAGTAAAACATAAGTTAGGGCTGGATTTACCTATCTACATGCAGTTTTTTCATTATGTAGAAGCCCTGTTGCAAGGGCATTTAGGTACAGCAACATCAACAGGTCAACCCGTTCTTGATGATTTATTGGCGACTTTTCCCGCCACGTTAGAATTAGCAACCGTTGCATTATTGATTGGTGCCAGTCTGGGTATTTTATTCGGCGTTTTATGTGCGCGTTTTGTGGGAACACCGCTCGATTTTATTTTGCGAATTCTGACGCTATTAGGTAGCTCGGTTCCTATTTTCTGGCTAGGTTTGATTTTGCTATTGCTTTTCTATGCCACATTACAATGGACAGCAGGCCCTGGGCGATTAGACGATATTTATCAATTCACCATTGAACCTATAACGGGTTTTGCATTAATTGATACGTTATTAGCTGGAGATAAAGATGCTTTTTTTAATGCGTTATCACATCTTATTTTGCCCGTTTCTCTATTAGCGTATTTTGCCCTTGCTTCTATTACTCGTTTAACTCGTTCAGCCTGCTTAAACGAAATGAATAAAGAGTATGTCACGTTAGCAAGAGCAAAAGGCATTGGTGAATTGCGTATTCTTTTTTATCACGTACTACCTAATATTCGTGGTGTCTTAATGACCATTATCGCCTTGTCTTATACTGGCATGTTAGAAGGTGCCGTATTAACAGAAACGGTCTTTTCTTGGCCGGGAATTGGTCGATATCTCACAACAGCTCTTTTTGCAGGTGATACCACAGCCATTATGGGCGGTACTTTAGTTATCGGTTTATGCTTTGTTTTTATCAATAATATGACCGATATCGTTATTCGTTTGACTGATCCGAGGCTCCGCTAA